From the genome of Muricauda sp. SCSIO 64092, one region includes:
- a CDS encoding ABC transporter ATP-binding protein, whose amino-acid sequence MIEVENIHKSFGETHVLKGISTSFEQGKTNLVIGQSGSGKTVFLKCLLGLFEPEEGNICYSGKVYADLTRDERRDLRQDMGMVFQGSALFDSMTVEENVRFPLEMFTRKDKQEMQERVDTVLQRVNLVDAHKKYPSEISGGMKKRVAIARAIVMNPTYLFCDEPNSGLDPKTAILIDNLIQEITREFNITTVINTHDMNSVMEIGEKIIFLKDGFKEWEGTNKEIFKTDNEAVTNFVYSSELFKKVRQMYIEERN is encoded by the coding sequence ATGATAGAGGTCGAAAACATACACAAATCCTTTGGTGAAACCCACGTCCTTAAGGGCATAAGTACGTCGTTTGAACAAGGTAAAACCAACTTGGTCATTGGACAAAGTGGTTCTGGAAAAACGGTTTTCCTAAAATGTCTCCTGGGCCTTTTTGAACCTGAAGAAGGAAATATCTGTTACAGCGGCAAGGTTTATGCCGATTTAACCCGTGACGAACGTCGGGACTTACGACAGGACATGGGGATGGTCTTCCAGGGAAGTGCGCTATTCGACTCCATGACTGTTGAAGAAAATGTACGTTTCCCCCTGGAAATGTTTACCCGAAAAGATAAGCAAGAAATGCAGGAGCGTGTAGATACCGTGCTACAACGGGTTAATCTTGTGGATGCCCATAAAAAATATCCATCCGAGATTTCGGGAGGGATGAAAAAGAGGGTGGCCATTGCCAGGGCCATAGTCATGAACCCGACCTATTTGTTCTGTGATGAACCCAATTCAGGTTTGGACCCAAAAACGGCCATTCTCATTGATAACCTGATTCAAGAAATTACCCGGGAGTTCAACATTACTACCGTAATCAACACCCATGACATGAATTCCGTAATGGAAATTGGTGAAAAAATTATTTTTCTTAAGGATGGTTTCAAGGAGTGGGAAGGCACAAACAAAGAAATCTTTAAAACGGACAATGAGGCCGTAACGAATTTTGTGTACTCCTCCGAGCTTTTCAAAAAAGTACGCCAAATGTATATTGAGGAGAGAAATTAA
- a CDS encoding MlaE family ABC transporter permease: MKYIAAIGKYFIMVWEVFKKPTKWSMMRSLIFKEIDELIYGSMGIIIFISFFIGGVVTIQTALNLTNPFIPKSLIGFATRQSVILEFAPTFTSIIMVGKVGSYITSSIGTMRVTEQIDALEVMGVNSLNYLVFPKIIAMLFYPFAVAIAMYIGVLGGWIAAVFGNYAPSGDFIQGLQIDFIPFHVTYAFIKTLVFAFIIATMPSYFGYYMKGGALEVGKAATTSFVWTSVVIIILNYVLTQLLLG, encoded by the coding sequence ATGAAGTACATCGCTGCCATAGGCAAGTATTTTATTATGGTCTGGGAGGTTTTTAAAAAGCCCACAAAATGGAGCATGATGCGCTCCCTAATTTTCAAGGAAATCGATGAGCTGATTTATGGCTCCATGGGAATCATCATTTTTATTTCCTTCTTCATTGGGGGCGTGGTCACCATACAGACCGCCCTAAACCTCACCAATCCATTCATTCCCAAAAGCCTTATTGGTTTTGCGACCAGACAGTCCGTAATCCTGGAATTTGCCCCTACGTTCACCTCTATTATCATGGTGGGAAAAGTAGGTTCCTATATCACATCCAGCATAGGTACCATGCGGGTTACGGAACAGATTGATGCTTTGGAGGTAATGGGGGTAAATTCGTTGAATTACTTGGTCTTTCCTAAAATAATCGCCATGCTGTTTTATCCCTTTGCCGTAGCAATTGCCATGTACATTGGCGTATTGGGCGGTTGGATTGCGGCTGTTTTTGGAAATTATGCCCCAAGTGGGGATTTTATACAGGGGCTGCAAATAGACTTCATCCCTTTTCACGTCACCTACGCTTTTATAAAAACCTTGGTCTTTGCATTTATAATCGCAACAATGCCTTCCTATTTTGGCTATTACATGAAAGGAGGGGCTTTAGAGGTAGGTAAAGCGGCCACAACCTCCTTTGTTTGGACCAGTGTGGTCATCATCATCCTGAATTATGTACTTACACAACTATTGCTCGGTTAA
- the pafA gene encoding alkaline phosphatase PafA, producing MQRQVLLPLLTLTLFTTFMITAQRRGKDRDKKKEPVPVEVKAPKLIVGIVVDQMRYDYLTRFWNHYGEGGFKRLINEGFTCKNHHFNYAPTSTGPGHASVYTGTTPAVHGIIGNDWYDKETDTEVYVASDDSFESVGTTSNAGKMSPHRMLTTTITDQNRLHTQMRGKTIAVALKDRGAVLPGGHTANAAYWFEGTESGNWITSTYYMDALPQWVVDFNASDAVESYKKPWETLKPITEYQESGTDQNIYEGRFRGEATTTFPHDLPSHWGKNGGTSILRATAYGNSITTDFALAVLENEDLGRDNITDFFTVSYSSTDYVGHMFGVNSVEVQDTYLRLDLDLAKLLTTLDGKVGVGNYTVFLTADHGAIHVPAFLVDQKIPAGYLDLGALKTKFNEFLKYKYGTTDIVKTISNYQVFLDRNVIDNLDMELDAVQEEIALEILNYDDMDKVFTGFQLWRNNYTQSTGIPYLIQQGWHQKRSGDVVFVQRPGFIAYPKTGSTHGSPMIYDTHVPLLFYGNGIKKGETFERTEIPDIAPTIASMLGIAFPNGTTGEPIAEVLE from the coding sequence ATGCAAAGACAAGTACTACTTCCCCTTTTGACCTTGACCTTATTTACGACTTTCATGATAACCGCGCAACGCAGGGGCAAGGACAGGGACAAGAAGAAAGAACCGGTCCCGGTTGAAGTAAAGGCTCCAAAGCTCATAGTAGGCATTGTAGTAGATCAAATGCGGTATGATTACTTGACTCGATTCTGGAACCACTATGGCGAAGGAGGATTTAAAAGGTTGATAAATGAGGGTTTTACTTGTAAGAACCATCATTTCAATTATGCGCCCACCAGTACGGGTCCGGGCCACGCCTCCGTATACACTGGTACCACCCCCGCCGTTCATGGTATCATTGGTAATGATTGGTATGATAAGGAAACTGACACTGAGGTATATGTGGCCTCCGATGATAGCTTTGAATCCGTTGGGACGACCTCAAATGCGGGAAAAATGTCTCCCCATCGGATGCTGACCACGACCATTACCGACCAAAACAGATTGCATACCCAAATGCGTGGAAAAACCATTGCAGTTGCCCTAAAAGATAGGGGGGCCGTATTACCGGGAGGACATACGGCCAATGCAGCATATTGGTTTGAAGGTACGGAAAGTGGCAATTGGATTACCAGCACCTATTACATGGATGCCCTTCCACAGTGGGTAGTGGATTTTAACGCTTCGGATGCCGTGGAAAGCTATAAAAAACCATGGGAGACCTTAAAACCAATTACCGAATATCAAGAAAGTGGCACCGATCAAAACATTTATGAAGGGAGATTCAGGGGGGAGGCCACAACCACATTTCCCCATGATTTACCTTCCCACTGGGGAAAAAATGGAGGTACCAGTATTTTACGTGCTACCGCCTACGGGAACTCCATAACTACGGATTTCGCCTTGGCCGTTTTGGAAAACGAAGATTTGGGTAGGGATAACATCACTGACTTTTTTACCGTCAGTTATTCCAGTACGGACTATGTAGGGCATATGTTTGGTGTCAATTCTGTGGAAGTGCAGGATACGTATTTACGATTGGACCTGGACCTGGCTAAATTGTTAACCACTCTGGACGGTAAGGTTGGCGTGGGAAACTATACCGTTTTTCTCACTGCAGACCACGGGGCCATTCACGTTCCAGCGTTTTTGGTAGACCAAAAAATCCCCGCTGGCTATTTGGATCTGGGTGCTTTGAAGACAAAGTTCAATGAATTCCTAAAATACAAGTACGGCACCACGGATATTGTTAAAACCATCAGCAACTATCAGGTCTTTTTGGATAGAAATGTCATTGATAACCTGGATATGGAACTTGATGCCGTACAGGAGGAAATTGCGTTGGAAATCTTGAACTATGATGACATGGATAAGGTATTTACCGGATTTCAGTTATGGCGGAACAACTACACCCAATCCACGGGAATTCCCTATTTAATTCAGCAGGGTTGGCATCAAAAACGTTCCGGTGATGTGGTTTTTGTACAGAGACCGGGCTTTATTGCCTATCCAAAAACGGGTTCCACACATGGTTCCCCTATGATTTATGATACCCATGTTCCCCTTCTATTTTATGGAAACGGAATAAAGAAGGGCGAAACTTTTGAAAGAACGGAAATACCGGATATTGCACCGACCATTGCCAGTATGTTGGGGATAGCCTTCCCCAATGGCACTACTGGGGAGCCAATTGCCGAAGTTTTAGAATAA
- a CDS encoding glycosyltransferase produces MYITIIIPAHNEEKYIADCLHSFVQQTDPPEELIIVDDNSTDGTFEIASRFAQDHPWITVIQHTSSKKHLPGKKVIQAFDFGLNHTKNKYDLIGKFDADIILPPNYFEQLRNHFKSNWLLGMCSGLLYIEKDGKWVYESVANKNHVRGPIKLYFRRVFEQIGGLRQDVGWDTVDVLLCQYHGFEVRTDDSLIVKHLRPTGHGYSTHNYRSKGEALYRMHYGLPLAKLALFKMALHSKSPKLYFQGVLGYVQAWIKNLPRFVTKGEGKFIRKLRWKGILDQLF; encoded by the coding sequence ATGTACATCACCATCATCATCCCTGCCCATAACGAAGAAAAGTACATTGCGGACTGCCTCCATTCGTTCGTACAGCAAACGGACCCACCGGAAGAGCTTATTATAGTGGATGACAATTCCACCGATGGTACCTTTGAAATAGCTTCAAGGTTTGCCCAGGACCATCCCTGGATAACCGTGATTCAACATACAAGTTCCAAAAAGCACCTGCCCGGGAAAAAAGTTATCCAGGCTTTTGATTTTGGATTGAATCATACCAAAAATAAATATGACCTTATCGGTAAGTTCGATGCGGATATCATCCTACCCCCCAACTATTTTGAACAGCTGCGAAACCATTTTAAATCCAACTGGTTATTGGGAATGTGTTCTGGCCTCCTGTACATAGAAAAAGATGGGAAATGGGTGTATGAAAGCGTTGCCAACAAAAACCATGTCCGTGGTCCGATCAAACTTTATTTTAGGCGGGTATTTGAGCAAATAGGGGGGCTTAGGCAAGATGTAGGATGGGATACCGTAGATGTTTTGCTTTGTCAATACCATGGTTTTGAGGTAAGGACGGATGACTCCTTAATCGTAAAACACCTTAGGCCCACGGGTCATGGTTACAGTACCCACAACTATCGTTCTAAAGGGGAAGCGCTGTACAGGATGCACTATGGCCTGCCTCTGGCCAAGTTGGCACTTTTCAAAATGGCATTGCACAGCAAAAGTCCCAAACTGTATTTTCAAGGGGTCCTTGGCTATGTACAAGCATGGATAAAAAACCTGCCCAGATTTGTTACCAAAGGGGAAGGAAAGTTTATCCGGAAACTTCGCTGGAAAGGGATTCTAGATCAATTATTCTAA
- a CDS encoding methyltransferase has product MYEGKYPHKRYRLTLAFLKKHISTEEAILDLGVDNPFSKIMRNEGFDVRNTKGEDLDNDFSFEKYSKVNVVTAFEIFEHLVAPYNVLTHIKANKLVASIPMRLWFASAYRSKTDPWDRHYHEFEDWQFNWLLEKAGWEIKDSLKWTNPTKKIGLRPLLRWFTNRYYIVYAERSSKFQNPNSP; this is encoded by the coding sequence ATGTATGAAGGCAAATATCCCCATAAACGTTATCGTCTTACCCTAGCGTTTCTCAAAAAACACATTTCCACGGAAGAGGCTATTTTGGATTTGGGTGTGGACAACCCATTTTCCAAAATCATGCGGAATGAAGGTTTTGATGTGCGGAATACGAAAGGTGAAGACCTGGACAATGATTTTTCCTTTGAGAAATATTCAAAAGTGAATGTGGTTACGGCCTTTGAAATCTTTGAACATTTGGTTGCCCCTTATAATGTGTTGACCCACATTAAGGCCAATAAACTTGTGGCGAGCATCCCCATGCGTTTGTGGTTTGCTTCCGCATATCGCAGTAAAACCGATCCTTGGGACCGACACTACCATGAATTCGAGGACTGGCAATTCAATTGGCTCCTGGAGAAAGCGGGTTGGGAAATAAAGGATTCCCTTAAATGGACAAATCCTACAAAAAAAATTGGGCTACGACCGTTATTACGATGGTTTACCAATCGATATTATATTGTTTATGCGGAACGGAGTAGCAAATTCCAAAACCCAAACTCCCCATAA